The stretch of DNA GGGCCGGCGACAAGCTGCTGGGGGTCCAACGCCGGTGCGCGCGGCCTCGGctgagcgccgccgcgggcatgTCGTCGGTGGGCGCAGCCCCCACTGCACCAGATCTGCCGGCCCTCTCGGTGCGCGCCGTCACAGGCTCGTCAGGCGCGCGAGCCCTAGATAGCACAAGGGCGGTGCTGCTCGACGTCGAAGCCATGGCTTTGTCTTTGATTTATTCGCGAGTTGTATCTCCCTTACTCCTTTGTTATGTCTTGGTTGTACCCTGGTGTGCTCTCCTCTCGCCCCTAGCTTTGCATCTCTAGCCTCTAGGTCTGTGCCCTGACCATGTATTGGCGCGCTCCATTCCTGGCTCTGCCGGTATGAGTGGAAACCCCTGGTGAATTATCAAAAAAGAGTAGCCATTTTTCCTTTTCTGATCTGGGGATAATTAAATTAATTCCTTGAAAGCAAAATGCTCTTTGGCACCCACGAAATGTTGATTCTTAGCCTCTCTTTTTTAGCATCACCAGTTGTCATCGCTGTCATATTAAAAAGCTTCTAAGCATCACATTGTCCACAGCCTGAGTCATTTACTATTTTGGCGATGCAGGCACCTTCAGAAATGGATTTTTTCACGGAATATGGTGAGGGCAGCAGGTACAAGATAGAAGAGGTCATAGGGAAAGGGAGCTACGGTGTGGTTTGCTCTGCCCTGGACACCCATACTGGCGAAAAGGTTGCTATAAAGAAGATAAATGACATCTTCGAGCATGTGTCTGATGCGACAAGGATACTCCGTGAGATCAAGTTGCTTAGACTACTGCGACATCCAGATATTGTGGAAATAAAACATATTCTACTTCCTCCGTCAAGGAGAGAATTCAGGGATATATATGTAGTTTTTGAACTCATGGAGTCTGATTTGCACCAAGTTATAAAGGCTAATGATGACTTGACCCCAGAGCACTATCAGTTTTTCTTGTATCAGTTGCTTCGAGGATTGAAATACATACATACAGGTAATTGATTCACATGCATTTGTTTTTTTAATAGTCTAATAGCCAGTAGCTTGCTGTTTGGAGTTCCATATTTACTATGGGCAATGTATAACCACTGGAGTGGTGCAGATGTCACTAGACAACAATCCAAACTGTGTGCTAGTAGCTGTTACACTAGTATAAACTGTGTGAAAAATTGAAACGTAAAAACTATTTGCTCATGAGAAACGTGAGATTGTGGATTAGTTTGATACACATCAAAACCATTCATTTAGCAATCTGTCGACTTTCTTAATGGCAGATCTTTCTTTGTGGTAGTGAAGTATCCCATGCACAGTTCTTGCTGTGGATTTTCTGAATCTTAAGTAAATGATGAAATGGGACTTTGCATCTGATTTGGTGCAAATCAAGCTATGGTGTAGGTTGTATGAAACTAAGCATTTGCTGCTTCATTATCTCACCCTGCCTACCTGTCAATTCAGAAATTAACATTGTTTTGCTTGTCTTGGCATACTAAAGTAGTAAAGTATAAAGGTCGACTGCTTACTGCCTAGATAAGATTCTTTGCTCTTCATAGCCACACTGTTTTTGTGATTCTGCTGTATGTGTGAGAGATAGTTCTGCATTTTACGATGGCGATGGCCATGAAAAATATGTTTGTGATCAAGAATATTTTTTGCAACTTGTCTTTTATTCTTAAAAGTATAAATATTAGCGACACTGTTTCTGTGAATCTGCTGTATGTGTAAGAGATAGCTCTGCATTTTACGATGATCATGAAGGACATGTTTGTGATCAATAATATTTTTTGCAACTCGCCTTATATGCTAAAAGATATGAATATTTTTCTTTACTGATAGGAAGGCTGGTTGTCATCTATGATATATCTAGTGACAATTATATATCAAATTATTTTGTATTTAATGAAATGGTCAATTCTATTTGAGCAAACACATAGCAATGTTTTTGGTATAGAAGAAGGCTGAAAATACAAATATGGAAGTAAGGGTTAAACAGTAAGTTATAGGGGAAATTATAAACATGCATGATATGACTGATGCAACTTTCAATAGTTTTGCCTTTGATAAACATTAATGTTTTTGGTCTTGATTAGGTGCTTTGTATTTCTTTTTTTGTGATTCTTATGTAAGTCACTAACATGCCTGATATGACTGATGCATCTTTCAATAGCTTATTGCAGCAAATGTATTTCATCGAGATCTGAAACCAAAAAATATTCTGGCAAATGCTGATTGCAAGCTCAAAATATGCGACTTCGGCCTGGCCAGAGTAGCTTTCAATGATACTCCAACTGCCATCTTTTGGACGGTATACCATCTTTTCTCCAATATGCTGTTCAATTCTTGTGGCTATTCTAGTTTTCTAGCATCAGTTAATTTTTTTACTCTTTTTTTAGGATTATGTTGCAACTAGGTGGTACCGAGCACCTGAGCTGTGTGGATCTTTTTTCTCCAAGGTTGGTCTTCTAAACATGCGTTTGATTTGATGTCAACCATGATACCAGCAAAAGTATTCATTATCTATTTTGCTCTTTTTTATTCGTATAATCTAATTTAATGTGATTAGTAATTACTTTCCAATAATGCTGCAGTTCTGGATCAGGAAACAAACATTCATGTCATTTCCTTAGTAGTTCAATTATAGTAGCTTTATATTTAGGGACGTAATTAGTTTTGTGTCAATGAGTGCTAGTCTGACAACTAAAGGCAAGTTCTTGCACGATTTATAGTTATTGAGTCTGCTACACTTGCTTTGGATCATAGACTGTTCAATGTGATTACTGCAAGGACTACCCAGCTGTGCTCATGGTACCTATTTATTTCATTACATGACTGCAAGATAAAACTCTACTTGGCTGAAACAATAGTTGAGTTTGATGAACGTCATGATTAAACAGTCACAGGAATAAAAAAAATAGAATCTCCTCATGCCTAGGATGTTTAAGTTCAACATATTAATTCACCACAGTTTAACTTGGAACATAAACACCTTGTGCAACCACTTTGCAATACAAATATTTCCTAGAAAAGAGAAACAAAAAATTCATTGTTAGTGATAGATATAGTTTGTGCAGTATATGGAGCATTGTTGAAACTTTGTTTTTTGCAGTATACACCAGCGATAGATATATGGAGTATTGGCTGTATATTTGCAGAACTATTAACTGGAAAACCTCTTTTCCCTGGGAAAAATGTGGTACATCAACTCGATATAATTACAGATCTCCTGGGAACACCTTCTCCAGAAGCAATATCTAGGGTAGGTACAGTTTGGCATCAAAATGTTCATTACATTTTAACAAATATTGTCTAATGCTTCTAGCTACATGTAATCACGTTTTAGATTCGAAATGAGAAGGCTAGGCGCTACTTGAGCAGTATGAGGCGGAAAAAGCCTGTACCGTTCACACAGAAGTTCCCAAATGCAGATCCACTTGCACTAAATTTGCTGGAGCGAATGCTAGCTTTTGAGCCAAAAGACAGGCCAAGTGCTGAAGAGGTGATTTTACTGAACACAATTTTTAGTACTGTATTATAGAGTGTTATCAACTTTTGATGCTAGTAACCTGAAGTGCCAACTAATGTCTCATACACATTGCAGGCTCTTGCTGATCCTTATTTCAAGAATATAGCCAATGTGGATAGAGAACCTTCTGCACAGGCTGTCACAAAGCTTGAATTTGAGTTTGAGAGGCGGAGAGTTACAAAGGATGACATAAGGGAACTCATATATAGAGAGATTCTTGAGTATCATCCAAAGATGTTGAGAGAATTTCTTGAGGGAACTGAGTCAAGTGGTTTCATGTACCCAAGGTGTGTACCTATGCAAAGGCTACTTTCATTCTTTACAATCTTTTGACTGAAATGTTCCTAATTTAGTTCTTGAGATAAGTTTGTGATTCTATTGTTAGTAACCTGGCTACTCTATATGTTTGTTTGTTTATAGTTCTTGCTTGATTACGTGCCTAGGTTTGTGAATCAAATAAtacaattttttttttgcatgatAACATGTCTTGTCATTTTTTCTGCTCTATTAATATTGATTAGTGATATATGAAGCATGATTTAAATGGTTTTGTTAGATTGGTATTGAGTAGTGTTTCCTTGTTTAGTTGAACAAGAATTAATTTTGATTAGCATAACTGGCCAGTCACTAAATAAATTGAGACTAAATTTTTCGTAGAACTGAAATGAGTTGCTCTGTATGTTTTCAGTGCAGTAGATCATTTTAAAAAGCAGTTCGCGTTTCTTGAGGAACATTATGCCAAGGGTTCTACAGGAACCCCACCTGAGAGGCAACATAACTCATTGCCACGGTAAGATATCAATCTTTCTTCCTGTGATTCTGTCTCAAATTAACTGACCACAGTTTTAGCCATGACGGAATATCTTGTTCCTGACTATCTCGTGTATTATAATAGGCCTTCTGTTGTCTATTCGGATAACCGACAACAAAGCACAGCCAACATCACGGAGGATCTTTCCAAGTGTTTAATCAGAGAAAATACACAAAAGACACAGCAACATTCTGCTTCAGTTGCTGCAAATAAATTTCCACTCCATGTTCCTCATGGTAAACACCTGCAACTCCAAAGAGGACACGGTGGTTAACTGTATAAAACAAATATGTTGTTACTGTACCTCAATCTAGTTACACAAATACTTCTGTTTGATTTACTGAAAAACATGCATCCATATAATAAATATCAGTTATGTTGCATGTTTCTGGTTTAATATCCCATGTTCCTATCTACTTTACCTGCATCTGTTTAACTGGTAACTAAGTACTATCTCTACTTATCTCTTACATCTTACAGGTGCTGCCACGAGACCTGGTAAAGCAGTTGGTTCAGTGCTGCAGTACAACCCCGGTACAGCATCTGCTACTGAACAGTATGACCAACGAAGGGTCGCTAGGCACCCAGCAATTGCCCCAAACAATATCCCTTCTGGAAGCTCATACCCTAGAAGAAATCAGACCTGCAAGAGCGAGACAGGTGATGCAGAAAGGATGGACGTGAACCAAGCTGGACAGCCAAAGCCATATGCAGCAAACAAGTTACCTGCTACCGTGGATGGTCGTGGTGGCCACTGGTAGATTTCCGCTGTGCACCAGCAAACTATTTCCTGACATGCTATCAGCATCAGTTACTTATGCTAAGTGCTACATCATTCTGACAAATTCAGAAATGTAGTCCTGTACAGATTTGTATTCTTTGTCCTGATGCCTAAATTCTGAAAGATCGTAAAACTCAAAGATCCTCTAAATTCCGGATTCTTTGTACTTGAAGTTCCTGGGTTTCAACTTGTCGCCGTTCAATCACTAAAATCTGGTAAAGATTTGTCAGACTGATGTATGGTGGAAACTCACTGCCAGCAGATGGACCTGGCTGCAGAGTTCGAGATTGAAGCTGTTcatgaacttcaacctggtagCTCTGGAGCCAAACTGAAAAGCTAGTAGTTGCTGTTAATCATGTACACGTCAGGTGCAGAATGTTCATTTGTGGATCGGAGCCATGAACTGCAACTATGTACACTTTCTTAATATCATGTCATTGTAATCTGCACGTTTCTGAGTTCTAACATCAGAGTGTGACCATTATATTTTAATTTATTAATTAACTGTAATATCGACAATTTTTTTACGCTTATAATAACGTGAAAAATCCTATTATGTGAAGGTTACATGCCTGTTTGATTGGAGGATATGTGATATAGTGGAAGTGTGGAACCTGCCTTCAGAATTATTTTGACTAGGGGTTCTTGCCCTCGTGAAAGCTGCTTGTGCTTGTTAGCTCACGAAGCCTGGTTGAGAGATGGTCTCTTGCAAGCTCTAGCTCAGGGCATATACAAATGCAGAATTAATTCTATGTAAGATCTTTTTTTGACGTGGAGTGGCAATAAGGTGGTCGTTTCACAAGGCGACCGCAGCATAATTTTAGTACAACTATAATTTAAAATTCAGTACTATGTGATCACTCTTTTACTGTTGTATTTTATTGTTGCATGCAACGCATAACCTGAGAGAAGTTAACTTTTGACAATGGATTTTGCAATTGTATATAGGTATGGTCTAAGTATGCCTAGTCAATGAATATTTTTGATATTTTCTTCTTGCGAGTTTTTCCCGGGCGTTCCAATATGCCAAGAAGGGCACATACGTTTTCTTGTAAGTGCATTTTTTAGAAAAAGTACAGATTTACATTTTTTTGTACTGCACTCTTTAAATATTAGCGTATACATAGATTATATGCGAGAGGTTGGCCGAATAACGATATTCACCCGCTTTGATGAAGGGAGCTGGAACTGGAAACAACTTTCCTCAACTTTCCATAGAGGCTGTAGTTACACCTGGTGCATCTAGAAAGGGTTGGcggattggattgcaactaaGACCTACACGCAGTTGGGCAGAAAGTAaccgtgtgtttggttggggagcGGATCGGAACGGAGCCGCTCCGCTCCCCTTTTCCGCGTGTTTGGTTGCAACTGGCTAGGAGCGGAGTGGCTCAAGATGGGAATATTCCTGCGAGATGCGAAATGGGACCGCTCGCCCAAATCGGCCGGACGCGAGCGCTCCCGTTCCTGCGtccgccccgccccccccccaccccccaccccccctGCGGGGCGCTGCCGCCGGAggatgccccccccccccccccccccgcggcagGATGCCCAAGCGCGGGCGGAACAGAGCGCAGGattccaccccccccccccgaggaTGCAGCGCCCGCCCCGGAGGAGGATGCCCGGTGCCCAGGCGCGGGCGGAACAGAGCCCGCCGGCAGCtccaccccctcccccccccccccccgtcccCCCGCCCCCACCGAGGATGCAGCGCCCGCTGgaggccgcccgcccgccccggAGGAGGATGCCCGATGCCCAGGCGCGGGCGGGAACAGAGCCCAGGCGCTGGCGCCCGCCGGCGATTCCACCCCCCCCCTGCCAGATTGAGCGGAATGGTTCTCCAACCAAGCACGGGATGGAATGGCTCTGCTCTACTgcactctccaaccaaacaaaaaatggaGTGGCTCCGTTCTGCTTGCCAAACGTAGAACAAAACGGTTCCGTTCTTAGAAATTGGAATGGAGCCGTTCCATCCAAGTtggctccccaaccaaacaAACCCTAATTCCCTGGTGGACGACCCTTACCTCGAAGCCAAGAGGCTCATGAAGATAGTTGCGGTCAATGATTATGTAAAAATAGGGATATTTGGTCATATaaaaggacacgaagatttatgTAGGTTCAGATACCAGCAGAATAATAGCCCTAAGTCCTGTCTAAGCACAATTATATAAGAAAAGTTAATTACAATAGAATATATTTAGGCATATTCTTAAATAATTCTGAATCTTATATCCAGGCATGGATTGAAACAAATTTAGGACCTAATTAGTGTATCCTACATAAACACATTTCCTAGTAATGGCTTACGGCATAAAACACATGTCATTGAAGTTATTGTCTTGTACTTCTCATCTTTGTTCATTTCTTTGGTAATGTAGCCCTCTCATGAATTAATTAAACATGTCTTATAGCAAAATATACCCAGTTCAGAAGAACATAACACGTCCAACAATAAAAAATACATAACTGTATAACAGCAAATTGgtagttgtaatgtttacatagACATTGTCAATATATGAACGACTTACATGATGAGAAACCATAATATAATCAACATGAACTATCATACATATATTAGGAACACATCGATACTAGTTCATTGCATTGTACGTCGCAATGAATTATTGATATCTTGTATAGGACAATACTAGGTCAATACCACTTAACCTGCATATATTGTGATCAACGAGCGAGCTAGGTCGCCATGCATCTTAGGAAACTAAACCATAGATGAAAACCATTTACTACTACATCTTCTGCTCAGGAAGAAAATCTCCTGGCTGATCACCAATCCAGGCCATCTGGATTTTAGGCCCCTCTGGTGCTAGAGTTGCAGAAGAACTAAACCCCGTCTGCTGGACAATCCAAGTGGTCGCCTGGCTATTGCTCGCCTGGTCAGTCATGTACGAGAAGGGTGACCAAATCTGTGCAAGGTTGTTCATGGTGGCAAGCTGGCTGCCGGATCCATAGCCGTTTTGCTTATTTGCACCACCAACAAAGGCGAGCGCCTCCAAGCTGAAAGAGTTGCTCCGTGCTAAAGGTTCAGCATCATAGAGGCCAACATCATTAATACTGCAGCGTTGCTTCTCGGTGGTGCGCTCTACCCTGCGGAAGTACTTCTGCGTATGGCTGGAGACCTGCACTGGCGTCTTAGTGGTGACGAAGTGCCTAGAGATATTTTTCCAGTCGCCGCGGCCGTACATATGCAAACCACGGAGGAACTGCCTATAGTGAGAAATACTAGGGAGGTTAGGAGTAACCAATTAGATAAATATTTATAACTAGTAATAATTTATATCTATTTCATCATAATCTCAAGGCCAATGAAAACAAAAATTAGATCTCTGCACCCAATCATAATCAGTACCCTGCACCACATTCTTTATAAGTGTTCTAATCCAAAAAAATATGTGCCATGAATTTTTTTAAAAGTTGAAAAATAATGTGTGAGCATGAGGATAAACATATATATAAAAATTATTAACCTGTGCTCTTCTGTGGTCCAAAGTAACCTCCTGTGCAGCCTCTCTTGCTGAGGAATGATTACTTGCCTTTGCCTCTGAGACGGTTCCTCCACCATCCTCAAAGGGGCTGTTGGGAATGTTCACTACACAACAATTGATAGTAAGAACTATGGTAGAGCTGTTTGAATGGGGGAGAATGGCAACCATAAGGCCGGTATTTATAGGCCTTGTAGTGTATCTATTTGTTGAGTCCCCAATTAATTGTATGAATGACTTTGATACTCAGACAACAATTTTTTTTATAATAAACAATTAAAGATATCAAGTCATGTATATTCATATCTTAAAGATATATATAGTT from Panicum hallii strain FIL2 chromosome 3, PHallii_v3.1, whole genome shotgun sequence encodes:
- the LOC112884820 gene encoding mitogen-activated protein kinase 14 isoform X1 codes for the protein MQHDLKKKAPSEMDFFTEYGEGSRYKIEEVIGKGSYGVVCSALDTHTGEKVAIKKINDIFEHVSDATRILREIKLLRLLRHPDIVEIKHILLPPSRREFRDIYVVFELMESDLHQVIKANDDLTPEHYQFFLYQLLRGLKYIHTANVFHRDLKPKNILANADCKLKICDFGLARVAFNDTPTAIFWTDYVATRWYRAPELCGSFFSKYTPAIDIWSIGCIFAELLTGKPLFPGKNVVHQLDIITDLLGTPSPEAISRIRNEKARRYLSSMRRKKPVPFTQKFPNADPLALNLLERMLAFEPKDRPSAEEALADPYFKNIANVDREPSAQAVTKLEFEFERRRVTKDDIRELIYREILEYHPKMLREFLEGTESSGFMYPSAVDHFKKQFAFLEEHYAKGSTGTPPERQHNSLPRPSVVYSDNRQQSTANITEDLSKCLIRENTQKTQQHSASVAANKFPLHVPHGAATRPGKAVGSVLQYNPGTASATEQYDQRRVARHPAIAPNNIPSGSSYPRRNQTCKSETGDAERMDVNQAGQPKPYAANKLPATVDGRGGHW
- the LOC112884820 gene encoding mitogen-activated protein kinase 14 isoform X2, yielding MDFFTEYGEGSRYKIEEVIGKGSYGVVCSALDTHTGEKVAIKKINDIFEHVSDATRILREIKLLRLLRHPDIVEIKHILLPPSRREFRDIYVVFELMESDLHQVIKANDDLTPEHYQFFLYQLLRGLKYIHTANVFHRDLKPKNILANADCKLKICDFGLARVAFNDTPTAIFWTDYVATRWYRAPELCGSFFSKYTPAIDIWSIGCIFAELLTGKPLFPGKNVVHQLDIITDLLGTPSPEAISRIRNEKARRYLSSMRRKKPVPFTQKFPNADPLALNLLERMLAFEPKDRPSAEEALADPYFKNIANVDREPSAQAVTKLEFEFERRRVTKDDIRELIYREILEYHPKMLREFLEGTESSGFMYPSAVDHFKKQFAFLEEHYAKGSTGTPPERQHNSLPRPSVVYSDNRQQSTANITEDLSKCLIRENTQKTQQHSASVAANKFPLHVPHGAATRPGKAVGSVLQYNPGTASATEQYDQRRVARHPAIAPNNIPSGSSYPRRNQTCKSETGDAERMDVNQAGQPKPYAANKLPATVDGRGGHW
- the LOC112885100 gene encoding uncharacterized protein LOC112885100 translates to MANMERLKFVGFKSSFRTPGFENYVAGAELRLVIRVRRRPQFLRGLHMYGRGDWKNISRHFVTTKTPVQVSSHTQKYFRRVERTTEKQRCSINDVGLYDAEPLARSNSFSLEALAFVGGANKQNGYGSGSQLATMNNLAQIWSPFSYMTDQASNSQATTWIVQQTGFSSSATLAPEGPKIQMAWIGDQPGDFLPEQKM